The Rissa tridactyla isolate bRisTri1 chromosome 6, bRisTri1.patW.cur.20221130, whole genome shotgun sequence DNA segment ggggtcggggggggtcaGCGCGGTACCGTGCGGCCCCCCTCCCCCGCGGGGCCCGGCTgatctctctcccctcctcctctcgcaGTCAGTCGGATGAACGGTCTCTGCAGGCCCGCTCAGCCGGCCCAGGTTTTTCCCGCGGGGGGGTGAGTATCCTGCTCGCTCCTGGTCGTACCGGCGGGGGGGGCCGGCTCTGCCCGCACCGCGGCTGTCCCCCGGCGTCCCCGTCCCCCGTGTGACACCCCCTAGCCCCTCTTTTTTGGGGTGACCGGTGCCAAGGCTGAGCTAAGGTGGCCCAGGGCCCGTGCCCCGGGGCTGGTCAGGCCGGGCCGTCAGTGCTGGGTGAGcaggaggccgggggggggcaccggggggtgCAGCCCAGACCCCTCACCTCCGAGCCCCCAGCAGGACCCGTCCCCACTGGGGTTGTGGCTGTGTGTGACCGCCGTGGTGGGTCTGTGGGACCCTCCCCCGTGCCAGGCtacagcccgggggggggggtgggtgtcagggcACCCTGGGGGTGCCGGTGTGGCCCGGGGGTGGTGGGATGTGGGTTCCCGGGGGCACCGCGGGTGTCCCTCACCGGGTGCGGGGACCCCCctggggtgcggggtgggggggcaccgcctctccttccttccccggcGGCCTTTGCACTGGGGCGGGGAGCGCAGCACCGGCTGCCAAGTCCCTCCCGGGACAGCTGGAGGGTGCCCGGGTGCcggtggtggcgggggggctGCGTGGTCCCCCCTGGGCAGGGCACCGGGCGGGAGCGTCGGTGGCGCGAGGGGACGCGggagctgctccctgccctccccggtAGGCGTTTGCGGCGTGCGCCGGGGACCCGGCAGCACCGGCAGGAACAGGTTTGGCCAGCCGGGGGAAGCGCTTAGTAGGTCAGCCGGGGTGGAGCTGGGCACGGCTGACGCCGGGGTGCCGCTGGCCCACCCAGCCCCCCGGAGCCGGTGGTGGCCTGGGTGCTGTCAGCAGGTCACAGGCACCGGTGTGGGGCTCACCGTGGGGAGGGGTCAGTCCTGACGGTGGGCATGGCTGGGTTTGGGGCACAATGGGAGGCTTTGGGTGTCCTGGCAGTGCCCCAGGAGGAGTGGCTGGGGGTCTGTGCCCTGGCGTGACGCCATCCGGCGGGTGTCTGGCTTTACGCTGAGGGGCTGGAGATGCCCTCTTATTGGGGTTGACGTGGAAGGGAGACAGGTGCTCCCGGGGTGCTGCCCGCCTCCGTCTTACACccgctgtccctgtccccgcagaTAGCGAGGGGATCCTTATGCACAACCCCATGAAATGAACAAAGCTCCACAGCCCACAGGAGGAGCCCCGACAGCCCCGCACCCTGCCCCTTCTCCCGGACTGCCGCAGGTAACCGGGCccttcggggtgggggggacccagCTTTGCCCCCTTCCCCAGTTTGTGCCGGGGGCGGCggtgccatctccttccctccctgcctccccccagccgaCGTTCCCACCCGGTCAGACGGCACCTGTGGTTTTTAACCCGGCACCGACCTCACAAATGAATACGCCTTCTCAGCCGCGCCAGGTAAGGGCTGTGCCCTGGGTTGGAGGGGGCAACGGAGGGGATCCAGCAGATTTCTGCCTCCTGGCACCCACTGCCACGGTGCCCAGGGGTGCGAGGTGCCCCGCAGGGAGCATGCCTGCCATCCGGACCACGACCGGGGACCTCCCGGCCCTGGGGTGGGGGATCAGACGCCTCCGGCCAGGGATACCCACCAAGTGactgctcttctctccttcctcccctgccccaaacctccctctcctcctctctcagtTTCCAGCAGGGCCTCGGGCTATTCACCAGCAGGTACTAAcccgcttccccctccccgcatGCCGAGCACCCTGTCCCGACACTGCACAGGAGCACCCACCCTTGGTGTGAAAGGGCCGGGGAGCACCTgggaccccagagctgggggACGGGCTGgtctggggggagctggggacacccgCTCCACTTTGGGGGGGTTTCCCCTGCAGTGTCTCCACGATTTCCTCCTTGCATGAAGCCTGCAGCATGTGGCTGTGCCTGTGCTAACCCtggcccaggctgctgcttctgcccgtgcccttcctcatcctcctcttcctcttcctccccacttTGTGGGTGTCTCCCAAGGCCCTGTGGTGCTGTACAGGGCTCTGGGCCTCCATCAGCCCtcttgtgaggagctgctggggacagatCTGGTGACGTCcttggctgtgctggctgggagTCCCTCAAACCTTTCCCTGCCCCTCGGCGGGTCTCTACAGGGGACCCTGGTGGATTTGGGATGTGGGCACTGGGCAAAGAGCTCCCCagcctcctgtcccctcctctgccagccGCCCTGCATCCAAGCCCTGTCCCAATGCGGGtaactcctctctctctctttccccttttcccttcgtACGCGTGCCCTTGCTAACAGGGAGGATTCAGGTCTCTTCAGGTAATGCTTTCTCCTTGCCCCAGGGTGGGGTGCGAGCGCGGACCCTTCCTTGCCCACTTGCTGCTGGGCTCgagctgctgcccctggggaTGCTCTTGCCCGGCAAAGAGCCGGGTTGGGATGAAGGGCACGGGCTGGGGAAGAAATATCAGTCTCTGCATGCCCTGGGCTATCCAGCTCCAGCGCGGCTCGGCCATGGCAGGACTACAGGTCCCAGCATTCAGTGCGAGTGCCGGGAACCAGTGTGGAGCACGtcgggacccgccgccgccgagctgcGTGCGGCTGTGGCCGGCTCCGGGCGCTGGAGCTACCGGCCCCGcttgggctgggagggggctgtgccGGGCATGAGCTGGGTCGGGTGGACCCAGGCGGCCCCGCAGGTGCGTGGGGACAGGACgatgctggggggggtcagcTCGGGTGAGGCGGGGGGGGCTGCATCCCCGCAGAGTTGGGGGGTGGGTGTCTCCCCTCTCGCCATGCCCAAACTGACTTTTTGGGATGATGcgtgctgccaggctgctcccctcagagtggggtgggagggagagtcCCGCCCTGGGTGCGGGGGTGCCGGATGGGGGTGCTGGTGCTCCGGCCTGACGCCGTGCCCCGTCTCTCCCCAAGCATTTCTACCAGAACAGGGCGCAGCCTCCCGCCAACGCGTCCCGCGTGCAGAGTAACACGACGGCCCGGCCTGGCCCCCCTGCCCATGTGTATCCTGCCGCTTCCCAGGTGATGATGATACCCTCCCAGATATCCTACACACCTTCCCAAGGAGCATATTACATTCCCGGACAGGTGAGGGCCGTGCCCCGGGCTCcgcgggagggggctggggtgggcactgGTGGGGAGTGTTGCCTGGGGCTGGAGCCCAGGActgttttgggggggtgggaggggttcCCCAGGCTCTTGGAGCACCCACTGATCCGAGCAGGGTGTTGCCTGGCTCTATAGAGAGGCGTCAGGCAGCACtggtcccctccccagcagcccaccGAGGACCACGGGGCCCGTTTTGCCTgtgtcctgctccctgccctggcgCCCAGCTGGTCCGCAGTCAGGTTTGGGGGGATGTCAGTGGTTTGGGGGGGACGTCTGTGCCCTGAAGTGGAGGTAGCTgacctttcttcttctcccccaTTTCAGGGTCGCTCCACGTACGTCGTCCCGACCCAACAGTACCCGGTCCAGCCCAGTGCCCCTGGTTTTTACCCTGGAGCCAGCCCCACAGAGTTCGGGACTTACGGTACAGACCAGGGGGTgtctctgctcctccagccccagcactccccccattttttttctttcctgactctGGCCTCCCTGCAACACCCCCGACCCCCCTGTGCTCAGGAGCCGAGCACAGACCCCTCTGCCAGCTCACTTTGCCGTCTCTGCGACTCCATGACTGGCtgttttggggtgcagggggtgtTGCCTGTCTCCCAGCAGCACTGAGGGCTGCGCATCATGTCCCACCGGTCCATCCACCCCCGCCCTTTTCCAAATCGGGACCATTTAATGTTTAACTCTCCTGGCAGAGGGCCGGGGCAGACTTTATCCCCTGCTCCCCCTCACTCGCTGCCGAGCGGTTTAGTGCTTGCTGACACCCCCCCTAGCTCCCAGCTCCCCGGGGAGCCGAGCCCGGCGTGCCGGGGCCGCTCCATGCCTGCCCTCTCTCGGCGCTGGGGAGCGGCGGTGGTGGCAgcccccccttctctcccccactTGCATGTGGCCACCCGGGCTGTGACTATATTTAGGCTTGGTCGGTCCCGGGAGGCCCGGCAGACACAGAAATGTGAGCCGAGGCCTCTGTCCCGGCCCCAGCGCGGCAGCAAAGCGTAACCGGGGCGGAGATGGGCTTCTCCTGAGCCAGGTACGTGCCCGTCTGCCCTCCCTCTTGTCCCGGGGCCTGGCTGGCCCCTCAGCAGATGGAGGTCGCCCCTGGCAGTGGCTGGCTTCCGCGCTTGGGACAGGGCATGGCCGCCCCTTCGTGCCTGGCACTGGGGCATCCCCTGGGTGTCCCCGTGGTGTCTGGGGATGGCTTTGCCCCCTGGCTCCGCTTTGGGGCTGACACGGTTCCCAGTGGTGCTGACAGCAGCGTGCCCCTTGCCCAAAGGACTGGGTGGGTGGCCTGGCATGGCGTGTGCCCCTCGGCGGGCGAGATGGGACAGCCCTTCTGGTCCTGGGGGGGGGCAGCTCGGGGTCTCCCTTCTCCACCCCACACCTGGCCTGTCCTGGGGTGCGAGGCCTGTCCAGTGCACCTGTACCCCCTCGGCAGAGGAGGGGTCCCCTGGCTCTGGGACAGGGCGGTCACCAGAGCACCGTGGGCGGGTTCCAGGCTCAGCACAGCCGGGAAGGCGCTGGAGCTGGAGGGGCAGGGGTCCGGCCATGCCCGTTGCCCCTGTGCCCACATCCCTGTTGCGCTGCCCTGGGGGTGATGCTCGCGGGTGCCCGGGGAGGAGCAGTGTGCCGCTTgggggctgtgccagccctggctggggtccagccctgcttccagcCCCCGCTGTGGCtccctcccctgggctggggctgtgtggggcaCCCCAGCCCCTCGGCCTGGGTGTGAATGGAGGGTGCGGATGGGGCTGCCTGGTGCCGCCCTTGGGCTGGTGCCGGCCCCGGGGAGATAAGGGTGCTGGCAGGAAGGTGGCCGTGCTGGGACGCCTGTGGAGCCGGGACACCCGTAGCCGGCATGGCCGTCAGTGGCGTGGGGCCGGTGGGCACGGCGGGCGCCCGCGGGGCCCGGCTGGGCGTGGGGGCGGCGCGGGGACGCTCTGCTTCACGGGGAAGGAATTCGGTCAGGCCTGTCGGGCGGGTTGGGACGATCCGGGACAGATGCGATGGGGGTTCGCCGCAGAGCGGCCACGAGCTCCCCAGGCTCCTGACAAACCCCTGTGTTTGGGGGACCAGGGGGTCCCCAGGATGGTTTGGCCGGTCTGacgctctctcctctcctccagcgGGTGCTTATTACCCGGCGCAGGGGGTGCAGCAGTTCCCGGCGGGGGTCCCCACCGCCCAGGTCATTGTGAGCCAGCAGCCGCCGATCCCCCCAAAACGAGAGCGCAAGACGGTAAggagccgcccgccgccggccgcggggGGGGGCTCACAGGCAGGAGGGGGTGGGTGCCAGCCCCGGGGCGTGGGACGGGACGTGGTGCAGGGCAATGGAagggggcggcgcggggctgtgcccccccgggctgggggggccgaGCGAGGGGAGCGGGGTGCGCGGCGGGTGCTGGCGACCTTGGCCGTCCCGGCGGGCGGCGTTGTGCTGAGTCACGgctcccgggggggtgggggtgccgCGGCTGCCAACTGCTGTCTGCTCCCGGAGATGCCGGTGCTCGGAGGCCTCCAATGGGGCCTATTTATAGCGGGGAGCCGGGCGGCTGCCGGCATGGCCCCGCGCCGGGGGTGCTGCCAGGGAGGGGGTGCTGGCATGTCCTCGGCAGAAGGGCCTTGGTGCCCCTTGGGCTCTGCTCTTGCTGCCCTGGGAGCGGGTCAGGTTTGGGGGTGGGTGAACAAGACCCCTGGCTGCACCGTGTCCCCACCGGCGTCCTGGACCCACGCGTgtcccccgtttccccccccaGTAGGGTGCCCTGTGGCTCCTGCACCCACAACAGCTCGGGGCCAGCAATGCTGCAGGTGTGCGGGGTGGCACAGAGCTTGCCGCCAGGGCATTTGTGTGCCGAGGCTGGTCCCCTGTGCTGTCCCCGAGGCAGGGGGGCgtccctgcagcccctgtgcCAGCGCCGTGGTGCCTTGGGATCCTCCGACCCCTCAAGATGGGCACTGGCCTGGGGACATGGCGCTGGCTCCAGCTGCCTGGCTCGATGGCTTGTGAGGCTCGCCCTGCCCCGTGCTGTCCCTGCCCGCCGGGCATCATGACAAGACGGTGTCTGTGGGGTACTGTGCCCCGTGGGGATGGGAGGTGTCACCCACCGGCCCCCAGGCTGTGCGTGGCCAGGGTGGGCACAGCGCTGAATGAGCCTCTCCCCTTGGAGAAGTGGGTGTCCCGGGGGTGTCGGGCCCAGGGAAGGGGGGTGGCCCCTGTGCTGTGTCCTCCACCCCACTGACAGCTTCCCCCTTTCTGCCCTCACCCCCGGACAGATCCGGATACGAGACCCCAACCAAGGTGGCAAAGACATCACTGAAGAAATCATGTCCGGAGCAAGGACCTcatccacccccacccctccgcAGGTAAGGGCACTCCCCAACGGGGGCAGCGCGGTGTGCATGGGGCCCTGCTGATCTCCCTCTTTGTCCCCCCCAGGCTGGAAGCGGTTTGGAGCCCCAGGCCAATGGAGAGACCCCCCATGTAGCAGTTATTGTCCGGCCAGGTAAGTGCCCGTGCTGAGGGTGGCTGTGCCAGCCAGcatggctgctgctgggctccttgATGGCACTGTGGGATGTGAGGTGCCAGCCTGGCCGTTCCTCAGTTCCCCTGGGGATTGTGGGTCAAACGCGTTCCACACTGGTGTCCCCATGGTGTGTCCAGGAGAGTTTGTGGGGGCTGTCTGCTCACCCAGCTGTCCCCTGGGCACTGGAGGACCCCCCATCGTCCCTGTCACTTGTTTGTGATGTGGGTTGGCACATCTGTCCCTATCCATCCTGTAGATGGAgggatcggggcgggggggggaagcggggtgAGCCGGAGGATCAGAgagccccccccccttttaacGCCTCCTCTCTTGCAGATGATCGCCCGAAGCCCGCGCTGGTGGTGAGCAAGCCCGTCTCCCTGGAGCCCAGCAAGTCTGCGTCCCCgtcgcctccccctcccctcatcCCCGAGGTGGAGCCCGTGGTGCTCTCGGCCATGACGCTGGTGCCAATGGAGCCCCCCGTGGACGCGGACACTAAAGCGGAGCTGGGCGAGGCGCCGCCCGACCCACACAAGACGTTTAGCGCCATCACTACAGTGCCAGGGCCTGTGGAGCCCCTTGTGCCCGCGCCCGACATGGACACAGTGGCCGCGGAAGAGGAGGTTGCCATTCCCCTCGCGGAGCCCACCCCGCAGGCGCCTGTGCCCCCCGAGGTACCGCCGGTGCCCGTTGTTCCCCTGATGCCAGCCGTGCCCCCGGTGCCAGCCGCACCGTCGCCGCCGCCCGTCGTACAGCAGGCCCCCGAAGCGCCCGCCAAacccgcctcccccagccccccgccaccccgggaAGAGCCCTGCCCCGAGCCCACGGCTGAGCCCGCCACTGAGGCCAACGGTGTCCTAGAGGAGGTGTCCGAGCCGGTCCCTGAGGTGCCCGTGTGCCAGCCGGTGTCGGTGCCTGCGCCAGTGCCCGTGCCCGCGCCCGCCCTGGACTCCCCCATCGCCCAGCCTGAAGAGCTGCCCCTGCCCAATGGGGTGGAAGGCACTGTCAAAGCGGAGCCGAGCGAGGAGCAGCCCGAGTCGGACATCAGCCCCATCTCGGAGCCTGaggagccagcccagcctggcacccctgcctcccccccggcggaggaggaggaggaggagagcgaaGGCCCCGGTGAGGCCCAGGAGCGGAGCTCGAGCCCGACCCCTGCCCCTTCGCAGACCTTGGAGGCGACCGCGCAAGGttggggatgctgggctggggcgtggggggctgtggggggggtcACCCGGGTGTGGGGCTAGGCTTGGGGTACAGGGAAGGTATCGGAGAGGGGCATGGGGTTAGGTCACCTGGGGTGTGTGagtttggggtgctgggggggacaaGGCGCCTGTGGGTGGCAAGGTCAGGGGAGATGTCTGGGGAGCGCATCCGTATGCAGGAGCATGGGCTGGGTGTAGAGGGGGTGTCTGTGTGGGTGCCCTGGGGAATGGGGTGCCCCGAGGAAAGTGCGTTTGATGCAATGCCTTATTTCGGGGGTGTCGGGTGGTGTATCGGGGCTGTATCTGagggctgtccccagctgtgCGGGGGCACCGGGGGGTGCAGCGGGaggaggggtggcaggaggggagatGTGGGGCACCTTGCGCAGGGGTATGCCAGTACAGAGGGGTGCCCAGGGACGTGAGGTGCCCTGGGGATGTGCTGGGGTGaagatgtgtggtttttttgttgttttttaagcaCCCTGGGCAGGAGTGTGTGGTTCCGTAGGGATACtgagggagggtgggggagatGGGCACACAGGACATGTCCATGCGGAGCACCCTCTGCAGGGGTGCAAGGGGGCTGTAGGAGGGCGACCTGCTTCTTGGGACCACTTCTGTGTGGGGTGGTGCATAagggtgccggggtggggggcgtACGGAGACAGGTGTGTATGGGGGTGTCCTCGtcagggctgctctgcagaggggtgTGGGTGTCTGCAGGGGTCCCCTGAGGCTGCGCTAGGGAAGGGGTGTGAATGGGGTGCTTCGGAGAGGCACGTTGGTGAATCGTGGTGCAGCGGCTGGATGGGGAGAGGTGTGAGGTGTGTCTGTGGGGTGCGTTCTGGGGTGCACACTCAGGGAGTGGCGTGCTTAATGGGCTGTGTGTAGGATCCACAGGGCTGCAGGTGCCTGGGTGGGCACACGGCGTGTTTGGggacagggctgtgctggggtggcAGGACCATGCCCCATGGCTCCCCGCGGCCCCGTCCTGAAGCTCGTCTGGTGTTAActggggcctcactggtgacaCTGGAGTTGGTGTCAGGGTAGCAGGGGACTGGGAGGGTCTCTGTCCTTcacctccctgcctctcctcccagtcGCCATGTCGGTGCCAAAGAAGAAGCGAAAGATGAAGGAGCTGAACAAGAAGGAGGCAGTAGGCGATTTGCTGGATGCCTTTAAAGAGGTGAGTGTCCCAGCAGTGTCCGGGCGTCACCCTGTGTCCTGCCTCCTTCTGTGATGAACTTTGCTTTGTGCCATCGTGTCTGGGCCACTGAAGCTCCGTGATGGTAATGAGGATCTGAGGGGGGGCGGACGCCGGGGtgtggggtggagggggcagGACCAGGCTCGTGGGGTGACTGCTGTCCCCGTTCCTCCCAATGCAGTCTCAGATCAGTGACAGTGCCTCGGAGGTGGAGAACAAGCCCCCTGCGTCCACCCCTGCCCGCGAAGCGGAGGACGTGGCCCCCGCCCGTCCACAGGAAGAGTCGGAGGAGAcgtgggaggagaaggaggacaaGCTGGCCCCGGAGAAGGGCAAGGCTGCCGACCAGAAGTACCGCTACAAGGAAGGTGAGCTCTGCCTTGGCCCAGGTCTCTGCTGGGAGCCACCACCTCTCGGCCCAGCCTTGGGGATGGTCGGGGTGGCACAGTCCAGCTGTCTTAAACCTCACGCTCTCCTCCCATCTTGTTCCCAAGCCTGGCACAAGGTGGGTGACAGAAGCCCCAGCAGGAGGGTCCtagcaggaggcagggagctggtggCTTGAGGCTTTCTGCCTAAGCAAGCAGCATTGTGCTTGTGCCGTACTAGGCTGGGGCAGCTCTGTGGTTCTCTGTATCCCACCTCGCTGGTCCCCGGGTGGGCCCGGACCTGCCACAGCTCGGGGGGGAGGGTACAGGACAGGCTACATCAGGGTCTCCCTCTTGCCCCCCACTGCAGAGCAATGGAAACCACTGAACCCCGAGGAGAAGAAGCGATACGACAGGGAGTTCCTGCTGGGCTTCCAGTTCATCTTTGCCAGCATGCAGAAACCCGAGGGGCTGCCCCAGATCACGGATGTGGTGCTGGACAAGGTCGGTGCGGCCCTGGGAATTGGGGGTATGTGGGTGGTGCCCGGGTGGGGGTCCGGCTCCTCTTTGTGCCTTGTCAAGGCAGGGCAGGGACTTGCCTGCTGTGCTCGGGGTCCTGTTGCAGCATCTGCAACGAGCCTTGAGCCTggagttggggtgggggggcacctGTGGGGCCTTCTTTCCAGTTCCTTGTCCCGGCGCTGAGGCTGGGGGATGGATCCGtcccgctcctctgcccccggGCATCCTCAGCCGTGTGTACCTTCGCAGGCCAACAAGACCCCGCTGCGGGCGCTCGACCCCATCCGCCTCAGCGGCATGAACTGCAGCCCTGACTTCACCCCCTCCTTCGCCAATCTCGGCCGGCCCGTCATGGGCAACCGGGGCCTGGTGAGTGTCTCCTCGCTTCACCTGCGCCGTCCCCCTCCGCCTTTCCGTGATGATCAAGCCTTCGAGCCGCTGTGTCTGGGCCACTGATGTCCATGATGGAACTGAGGATCTGAGCGGGCGGATGGGGACAAGCTGGCAGCCGGCCCCGTTGGTCCCAGGGCAAAGAGCTGAGTTTCTTCTCCCCATGTCAGCCCTCAGGGTTGGGTCCCCGCCGCTCCCAGCAGAGCCAGAGGAAGGAGCCACGAAAAATCATTGCCACTGTGTCCCTCAATGAGGATGTCAAGCTGAACAAGGCCGAGAAGGCCTGGAAACCCAGCAGCAAGCGTGCCTCTGAGGAGGAGGATCCTGAGAACATCAAGACGCAGGTGGGAGTTGGGGCAGACGGGCGATgggagggctggcggggggacatgcctggctcTCGCTGATCCTGTTGTCCTCGCAGGAACTGCTCCGCCGTGTCCGCAGCATCCTCAACAAGCTGACGCCCCAGATGTTCCAGCAGCTGATGAAGCAAGTGATGGAGTTATCCATCGACACGGAGGAGCGGCTCAAGGGTGTCATTGACCTCGTCTTCGAGAAGGCCATCTCGGAGCCAAACTTCTCTGTTGCCTATGCTAACATGTGCCGTTGCCTTATGGGGGTGAGCATGAGCTGGGGGGCTCTCCTGCCGAGCTGGCAGGGCTTTGTTTGGGGGCCTCAGTTGAGCTTGGCAGGGTCCAGACCCTTCAACGTGGGGTGGGGAAACTGGGGCGCGTGGATGGAGGACCAAGTCCAGAGTCTTAGCAGGGCATCACAAGGGTATGGGGTGGCTTTTCCCTGGTTTGAGCAGTGCCTGGGCATTAGCTGGCCAGCTTTTGGGGAATATGTGACTCATGCTCCTTGCCTGGGTTGTACCTCTCCCTGCAGCTCAAAGTGCCCACAACAGACAAGCCCACGGTGACTGTGAACTTCCGCAAGCTGCTGCTCAACCGCTGCCAGAAGGAGTTTGAGAAGGACAAGGACGATGACGAGATCTTTGAGAAGCGGCAGAAGGAGATGGACGATGCCAGTGCTGTGAGTTGGGCTGGGAGGCTGTGGCTGAGGGCTGGCACGGGTGTCCTCGGGGTGGCCCTGGGCTCTGAGCTGCCCTGCTGTGCCCTCCCTGCAGCCCGAGGAGAAGGCGCGCATGAAGGACGAGCTGGAGGAGGCGCGGGACAAGGCCCGCCGGCGATCCCTAGGCAACATCAAGTTCATTGGAGAGCTCTTCAAACTGAAGATGTTGACGGAGGCCATCATGCACGACTGCGTGGTGAAGCTGCTCAAAAACCACGATGAGGAGTCTCTTGAGTGCCTTTGCCGCCTGCTTACCACCATTGGCAAGGACTTGGACTTTGAGAAGGCCAAGGTACTCCTTGccctcccctgctctgccctgcccttgccTTTGGGAGGGATGTGACCATGACTCTGTCCCTCTATAGCCCAGGATGGACCAGTACTTTAATCAGATGGAGAAGATCATCAAAGAGAAGAAGACATCATCCCGAATCCGTTTCATGCTTCAGGATGTGATTGATCTCAGACGGGTAAGGCGCGTGGCCTGCCATTGCCTGGGGACTGTCCTCTGTCCCCTGCTTGGTCCCGTGGACCTGCTGGCTTGCGTCCTCCAAGTGCCAGCAGTCCATGTGTCCccgggaggggaggggtgggtgTGTAAGTTGTGGCCAGCCCCAGAGACACCATGCTAGCCCGCAGCCCTTGGTCAGCATGGTAGCAGTAGTGGGCACACAGTAACCGGCAGCCGTTTAATGCAGGGGGGCTCCAGAAACTGAGCCTTTTTGTGCCAAAAGCTGCCACAGCACATGGGGAGCTGCGATGGCTgaggcaggagagcagcctgCGGCTTTGAGTGTGGGATGGCTGGGAAGGGGGAATGTCTGCCTGCATCCTCCAGCCAGCTCAgtgccctcctccctccttccctgccctctgcaGA contains these protein-coding regions:
- the EIF4G1 gene encoding eukaryotic translation initiation factor 4 gamma 1 isoform X5 — encoded protein: MNKAPQPTGGAPTAPHPAPSPGLPQPTFPPGQTAPVVFNPAPTSQMNTPSQPRQFPAGPRAIHQQHFYQNRAQPPANASRVQSNTTARPGPPAHVYPAASQVMMIPSQISYTPSQGAYYIPGQGRSTYVVPTQQYPVQPSAPGFYPGASPTEFGTYAGAYYPAQGVQQFPAGVPTAQVIVSQQPPIPPKRERKTIRIRDPNQGGKDITEEIMSGARTSSTPTPPQAGSGLEPQANGETPHVAVIVRPDDRPKPALVVSKPVSLEPSKSASPSPPPPLIPEVEPVVLSAMTLVPMEPPVDADTKAELGEAPPDPHKTFSAITTVPGPVEPLVPAPDMDTVAAEEEVAIPLAEPTPQAPVPPEVPPVPVVPLMPAVPPVPAAPSPPPVVQQAPEAPAKPASPSPPPPREEPCPEPTAEPATEANGVLEEVSEPVPEVPVCQPVSVPAPVPVPAPALDSPIAQPEELPLPNGVEGTVKAEPSEEQPESDISPISEPEEPAQPGTPASPPAEEEEEESEGPGEAQERSSSPTPAPSQTLEATAQVAMSVPKKKRKMKELNKKEAVGDLLDAFKESQISDSASEVENKPPASTPAREAEDVAPARPQEESEETWEEKEDKLAPEKGKAADQKYRYKEEQWKPLNPEEKKRYDREFLLGFQFIFASMQKPEGLPQITDVVLDKPCVPSQANKTPLRALDPIRLSGMNCSPDFTPSFANLGRPVMGNRGLPSGLGPRRSQQSQRKEPRKIIATVSLNEDVKLNKAEKAWKPSSKRASEEEDPENIKTQELLRRVRSILNKLTPQMFQQLMKQVMELSIDTEERLKGVIDLVFEKAISEPNFSVAYANMCRCLMGLKVPTTDKPTVTVNFRKLLLNRCQKEFEKDKDDDEIFEKRQKEMDDASAPEEKARMKDELEEARDKARRRSLGNIKFIGELFKLKMLTEAIMHDCVVKLLKNHDEESLECLCRLLTTIGKDLDFEKAKPRMDQYFNQMEKIIKEKKTSSRIRFMLQDVIDLRRNSWVPRRGDQGPKTIDQIHKEAEMEEHREHIKVQQLMSKDKRRGPPGPSSSGGRGSLVADDGWNTVPISKGNRPIDTSRLTKITKPGSIDSNNQLFAPGGRLSWGKGSSGGSGAKPADSASDSGRPATSTLNRFSALQQSTPAESSESRRVVQRSSSSRDRSEKAGDRGDRESRSEKGSDRLERPDRGERADRNRSALTKRSFSKETEDRSREREKQGGPEAVRKAASMTEERDRSRETVKQEPAPPAASPKPALSEEELEKKSKAIIEEYLHINDMKEALQCVQELGSPSSLYIFVQNGIESTLERSTISREHMGVLLCQLVKAGTLSKEQYYKGLREILEVAEDMEIDIPHIWLYLAELITPMLQEEGIPMEELFREITKPLVPIGKATTLLVEVLGLLCKGMSQKTAGKLWRDGGLSWKEFLPEDQDVNKFVTEQKLEYTMGDSSDTPSRKELTSEELCKQIDKLLKENPNNQRIYDWIEANLSEQQVSSNTFIRALMTSVCHSAIVFENPYRVDALVIRNQAKLLQKYLRDEQKELQALYALQALVVKLDQPPNLLRMFFDALYDEDVIKEEAFYKWESSKDPAEQQGKGVALKSVTAFFTWLREAEDESDNN
- the EIF4G1 gene encoding eukaryotic translation initiation factor 4 gamma 1 isoform X7, which encodes MNKAPQPTGGAPTAPHPAPSPGLPQPTFPPGQTAPVVFNPAPTSQMNTPSQPRQHFYQNRAQPPANASRVQSNTTARPGPPAHVYPAASQVMMIPSQISYTPSQGAYYIPGQGRSTYVVPTQQYPVQPSAPGFYPGASPTEFGTYAGAYYPAQGVQQFPAGVPTAQVIVSQQPPIPPKRERKTIRIRDPNQGGKDITEEIMSGARTSSTPTPPQAGSGLEPQANGETPHVAVIVRPDDRPKPALVVSKPVSLEPSKSASPSPPPPLIPEVEPVVLSAMTLVPMEPPVDADTKAELGEAPPDPHKTFSAITTVPGPVEPLVPAPDMDTVAAEEEVAIPLAEPTPQAPVPPEVPPVPVVPLMPAVPPVPAAPSPPPVVQQAPEAPAKPASPSPPPPREEPCPEPTAEPATEANGVLEEVSEPVPEVPVCQPVSVPAPVPVPAPALDSPIAQPEELPLPNGVEGTVKAEPSEEQPESDISPISEPEEPAQPGTPASPPAEEEEEESEGPGEAQERSSSPTPAPSQTLEATAQVAMSVPKKKRKMKELNKKEAVGDLLDAFKESQISDSASEVENKPPASTPAREAEDVAPARPQEESEETWEEKEDKLAPEKGKAADQKYRYKEEQWKPLNPEEKKRYDREFLLGFQFIFASMQKPEGLPQITDVVLDKPCVPSQANKTPLRALDPIRLSGMNCSPDFTPSFANLGRPVMGNRGLPSGLGPRRSQQSQRKEPRKIIATVSLNEDVKLNKAEKAWKPSSKRASEEEDPENIKTQELLRRVRSILNKLTPQMFQQLMKQVMELSIDTEERLKGVIDLVFEKAISEPNFSVAYANMCRCLMGLKVPTTDKPTVTVNFRKLLLNRCQKEFEKDKDDDEIFEKRQKEMDDASAPEEKARMKDELEEARDKARRRSLGNIKFIGELFKLKMLTEAIMHDCVVKLLKNHDEESLECLCRLLTTIGKDLDFEKAKPRMDQYFNQMEKIIKEKKTSSRIRFMLQDVIDLRRNSWVPRRGDQGPKTIDQIHKEAEMEEHREHIKVQQLMSKDKRRGPPGPSSSGGRGSLVADDGWNTVPISKGNRPIDTSRLTKITKPGSIDSNNQLFAPGGRLSWGKGSSGGSGAKPADSASDSGRPATSTLNRFSALQQSTPAESSESRRVVQRSSSSRDRSEKAGDRGDRESRSEKGSDRLERPDRGERADRNRSALTKRSFSKETEDRSREREKQGGPEAVRKAASMTEERDRSRETVKQEPAPPAASPKPALSEEELEKKSKAIIEEYLHINDMKEALQCVQELGSPSSLYIFVQNGIESTLERSTISREHMGVLLCQLVKAGTLSKEQYYKGLREILEVAEDMEIDIPHIWLYLAELITPMLQEEGIPMEELFREITKPLVPIGKATTLLVEVLGLLCKGMSQKTAGKLWRDGGLSWKEFLPEDQDVNKFVTEQKLEYTMGDSSDTPSRKELTSEELCKQIDKLLKENPNNQRIYDWIEANLSEQQVSSNTFIRALMTSVCHSAIVFENPYRVDALVIRNQAKLLQKYLRDEQKELQALYALQALVVKLDQPPNLLRMFFDALYDEDVIKEEAFYKWESSKDPAEQQGKGVALKSVTAFFTWLREAEDESDNN